One genomic region from Penaeus monodon isolate SGIC_2016 chromosome 24, NSTDA_Pmon_1, whole genome shotgun sequence encodes:
- the LOC119588602 gene encoding LOW QUALITY PROTEIN: bifunctional purine biosynthesis protein ATIC-like (The sequence of the model RefSeq protein was modified relative to this genomic sequence to represent the inferred CDS: deleted 1 base in 1 codon), protein MDPSYEGELIERRTIFGLTLEQRRNDAAITPQLLKNVVTKRKDMNQDSIRDLIVASIAVKYTQSNSVCYAKSGQVIGIGAGQQSRIHCTRLAGDKANNWWMRHHPRVLSMKFKEGVKRAEKSNAIDNFVGGTVGKDMPESQFASVLEEVPATLTQEERDAWTQKLTGVALSSDAFFPFRDNVDRAKQSGVEFIVSPAGSNNDNIVIEACDEHSMILVHSNLRLFHH, encoded by the exons ATGGACCCTAGCTATGAGGGTGAACTTATCGAACGTCGGACCATCTTTGGCCTTACCCTTGAGCAGAGG AGAAATGATGCAGCCATTACACCACAGCTCTTGAAAAATGTTGTTACCAAGAGGAaggat ATGAACCAAGATTCCATAAGAGACTTGATTGTTGCTTCTATTGCTGTGAAATACACTCAGTCCAACTCTGTATGTTATGCTAAATCAGGCCAAGTCATTGGTATTGGTGCAGGACAACAGTCCCGCATCCACTGTACAAGACTAGCTGGAGACAAGGCAAACAACTG GTGGATGCGACATCACCCTCGAGTGCTGAGTATGAAATTCAAGGAAGGAGTGAAGAGAGCTGAGAAATCAAATGCCATTGATAACtttgttggtggcactgttg GAAAGGATATGCCAGAGTCCCAGTTTGCTTCTGTGCTTGAGGAGGTCCCTGCTACACTGACCCAAGAAGAGAGGGATGCTTGGACACAAAAGCTGACAGGTGTCGCTCTTTCATCAGATGCCTTTTTCCCATTCAGGGATAATGTTGACAGAGCAAAGCAG AGTGGTGTTGAGTTCATTGTGAGCCCAGCTGGATCAAACAATGACAACATTGTCATTGAGGCATGTGATGAACACAGTATGATTCTTGTTCACTCCAATCTCCGCCTTTTCCATCATTGA